Proteins from a genomic interval of Nematostella vectensis chromosome 5, jaNemVect1.1, whole genome shotgun sequence:
- the LOC5505974 gene encoding late histone H2B.L4 has translation MPPKVKAVKKGGKKQAGDKKKRNRRRKESYAIYIYKVLRQVHPDTGISSKAMGIMNSFVNDIFERIAGEASRLAHYNKKSTISSREVQTAVRLLLPGELAKHAVSEGTKAVTKYTSSK, from the coding sequence ATGCCTCCAAAAGTCAAAGCAGTAAAGAAGGGCGGGAAGAAGCAGGCCGGAGACAAGAAGAAGAGAAATCGTAGACGCAAGGAGAGCTATGCTATCTACATCTACAAAGTCCTTCGTCAAGTTCACCCCGACACCGGTATCTCGAGCAAGGCCATGGGCATCATGAACTCGTTCGTGAACGACATCTTCGAGCGCATCGCTGGTGAAGCTTCCCGCCTGGCGCACTACAACAAGAAGTCCACCATCTCTTCCCGAGAAGTCCAAACGGCCGTTCGTTTGCTTCTCCCCGGTGAGCTTGCCAAGCACGCCGTGAGCGAGGGAACCAAGGCCGTCACCAAGTACACCAGCAGCAAGTGA
- the LOC5505980 gene encoding late histone H2A.2.2, with product MSGRGKGGKSRAKGKSRSARAGLQFPVGRVHRFLRKGNYAERVGAGAPVYMAAVLEYLSAEILELAGNAARDNKKTRIIPRHLQLAVRNDEELNRLLHGVTIAQGGVLPNIQAVLLPKKSEKKHK from the coding sequence ATGTCCGGACGTGGAAAAGGCGGTAAATCCCGCGCTAAAGGCAAGTCTCGTTCTGCAAGAGCCGGTCTTCAGTTTCCCGTTGGCAGAGTTCATCGTTTTCTTCGCAAAGGTAACTACGCCGAGCGTGTTGGTGCTGGCGCTCCGGTCTACATGGCCGCTGTGCTCGAGTACCTGAGCGCTGAAATCCTCGAGTTGGCCGGCAACGCTGCCCGCGACAACAAGAAGACCAGGATCATCCCTCGTCATTTGCAGTTGGCCGTCAGGAACGACGAGGAGTTGAACAGGCTGCTCCACGGTGTCACCATCGCTCAGGGTGGTGTGCTGCCCAACATCCAGGCCGTGCTTTTGCCCAAGAAGTCCGAAAAGAAACACAAGTGA
- the LOC5505968 gene encoding uncharacterized protein LOC5505968 isoform X2, producing MEVVEIKEFSESEDPDQNKEWIDLIEKKDEPKLEKNKHNLHIQDDEEEDSLRPDLKGLEDAEEDDQENPDPLPRVIKNSGPLFEGFLITWGCGEFAQHGHGHCNDVPISSGLFNPLLVGQDGQVTHIACGSSHTLVITGDGRLFSWGNGNSGQLGIGSTNTTLQPHLVPLGVTPGTRIEGVACGTRHSFVWTEEGECFSFGNNYSAQLGYDFRKPDFKDNQLKPIYVDTLFNRKVLQVACGSRHSLFLFSNGHVAAVGCNNRGQIGIGNKTDTFCIQNVPDLTGVTVVACGNSHCLAADVQGQVWAWGYSKACGAREDLLSPENIFTSTDSCVKALSGGDSHSMILLHNGRLLTVGNNYEGQLGHGSGIKFLSSPLEVKHPFLQGRVQDISVGENTSAAVTDNGKLYMWGQNSSHVIREDEGIRHFQFEPYEVDIGEWRANKVSCGSWHVACIVSGSYTKPPNVNAVPLPPSLKPEKPVTPTYPVTSNQNDDPEATAQGVGNHISCDVSDDDMYTDYPLEETVVDFCGNVIGERPCSTISALEINPKSSPPKEEKPSNESDSQKADNTEHFFDKQAVKESAELSEAIENLIGSNICCYEQDEENTTSDIDMKEQNTGVSPDWSASVSASATGSNEEKPAKIEATLSKIEEEKPSKQSQRIMKASKNEELIAEVQEEKETLQSRVETVKPDRPKSRKLSAGRKPMIISRQIRDDDHSKGNTPVIGNVTIGFSEDNKKVERAVTKQPLSRRARSETPSSNERSSSMDWTGATKGQANSPANAGDACRSPLVKQLQRSPQLTNEQPSSPTFRKAGGVCTWTPGVVGQLHREKRPVRSLRKMASEDNTGHVDTASAHQKIHLTNTVHSKYVHLHAWYSPQPNRQTRGIPP from the exons atgGAAGTCGTGGAAATAAAGGAGTTTTCGGAATCGGAAGACCCAGACCAGAACAAAGAATGGATTGATTTGATCGAAAAGAAAGACGAGCCGAAGCTtgagaaaaacaaacacaacctTCATATTCAAGACGACGAAGAAGAAGACTCACTTCGGCCGGATCTGAAGGGATTGGAGGATGCTGAAGAAGATGATCAAGAAAACCCAGACCCCTTGCCTCGTGTGATAAAAAATTCTGGTCCTCTTTTTGAGGGTTTCCTTATAACATGGGGCTGTGGTGAGTTTGCCCAGCATGGACATGGTCATTGCAATGATGTTCCTATCAGTAGCGGCTTGTTCAACCCACTGCTAGTCGGACAGGACGGACAGGTTACACATATTGCTTGCGGGTCGAGCCATACCCTGGTCATCACAG GAGATGGTCGTCTCTTCAGCTGGGGGAATGGCAACAGTGGTCAGCTTGGTATTGGCTCAACAAACACAACCCTTCAGCCTCATTTAGTACCCCTTGGAGTCACCCCTGGGACCAGAATAGAAGGCGTGGCATGTGGAACCAGGCACTCGTTTGTGTGGACAGAAGAGGGAGAGTGTTTTAGTTTTGGTAACAACTACAGTGCCCAACTAGGGTATGACTTCAGGAAACCTGACTTCAAAGACAACCAG TTAAAGCCAATTTATGTTGATACTCTCTTCAACCGTAAAGTTCTTCAAGTGGCGTGTGGCTCCAGACACTCTTTGTTCTTGTTCTCCAATGGTCATGTCGCTGCTGTTGGATGCAACAATAGAGGACAGATTGGCATTGGCAATAAGACTGACACTTTTTGCATACAGAATGTCCCAGATCTCACAGGTGTAACTGTTGTAGCCTGTGGCAACAGTCACTGTCTGGCTGCAGATG TACAAGGCCAGGTGTGGGCATGGGGGTACAGCAAAGCTTGTGGTGCTAGAGAAGATCTACTGAGTCCAGAGAACATCTTCACTAGCACAGACAGTTGTGTGAAGGCATTGTCAGGGGGAGATTCTCACTCAATGATTTTACTACACAATGGCAGGCTACTCACTGTTGGTAATAACTATGAA ggTCAACTTGGCCATGGATCAGGTATCAAGTTTCTTAGCTCGCCATTGGAGGTCAAACACCCTTTCCTTCAGGGTAGAGTGCAGGACATCTCTGTGGGAGAGAATACCTCTGCTGCTGTCACAG ATAATGGCAAGCTCTACATGTGGGGACAAAATTCCAGTCATGTCATTCGCGAAGATGAGGGAATTAGACATTTTCAGTTTGAGCCGTATGAAGTGGACATAGGTGAATGGAGAGccaataag GTATCTTGTGGGTCATGGCACGTCGCTTGTATTGTATCTGGCTCGTACACAAAGCCTCCGAATGTAAACGCTGTCCCTCTACCCCCATCTCTCAAACCTGAAAAACCGGTTACACCAACATACCCAGTTACGTCAAATCAAAATGATGATCCTGAAGCTACTGCGCAGGGCGTCGGAAATCACATATCTTGTGACGTAAGTGATGACGATATGTATACGGATTATCCATTGGAAGAGACTGTTGTGGACTTTTGCGGGAACGTGATCGGGGAAAGACCTTGTTCTACAATATCCGCTCTAGAAATCAACCcaaaatcatcaccaccaaagGAAGAAAAGCCATCAAATGAAAGTGATTCTCAAAAAGCGGATAACACGGAGCATTTTTTCGATAAACAAGCTGTGAAAGAAAGTGCAGAGTTGTCAGAAGCTATAGAAAATCTTATTGGAAGTAATATTTGCTGTTATGAACAAGACGAGGAAAACACAACTTCTGATATTGATATGAAAGAACAGAACACTGGAGTTTCTCCCGATTGGAGTGCCTCTGTCTCTGCGAGTGCGACTGGTTCAAATGAGGAAAAGCCTGCCAAGATAGAAGCTACATTGTCCAAGATTGAAGAAGAGAAACCATCAAAACAGTCACAAAGGATAATGAAAGCTAGCAAGAACGAAGAACTGATCGCTGAGGttcaagaagaaaaagaaactctCCAAAGTCGTGTTGAAACGGTGAAACCAGATCGACCAAAATCCAGGAAATTATCAGCAGGGAGAAAGCCAATGATTATCTCGAGACAAATACGAGATGACGACCATTCTAAAGGAAATACTCCAGTCATTGGAAATGTAACTATCGGATTCTCTGAGGATAATAAAAAGGTTGAGAGAGCAGTGACTAAACAACCACTCTCTAGAAGAGCTAGAAGTGAGACACCATCCTCTAATGAGCGGAGTTCCTCAATGGATTGGACTGGGGCCACTAAAGGTCAAGCGAATTCTCCCGCTAATGCAGGCGACGCTTGTAGAAGTCCTTTGGTGAAACAGCTTCAGCGTTCTCCTCAGCTAACAAATGAACAGCCGTCCTCCCCCACTTTTCGAAAAGCGGGCGGGGTGTGCACGTGGACACCAGGTGTAGTGGGACAGTTGCATAGGGAAAAGAGACCTGTACGAAGCTTAAGGAAAATGGCATCGGAAGATAATACA GGACACGTGGACACAGCCTCCGCCCACCAGAAGATCCATCTCACGAACACAGTCCACTCCAAATATGTACACCTCCACGCCTGGTACTCCCCCCAGCCCAATCGCCAAACGCGGGGCATACCCCCATAG
- the LOC5505968 gene encoding uncharacterized protein LOC5505968 isoform X1, with protein MEVVEIKEFSESEDPDQNKEWIDLIEKKDEPKLEKNKHNLHIQDDEEEDSLRPDLKGLEDAEEDDQENPDPLPRVIKNSGPLFEGFLITWGCGEFAQHGHGHCNDVPISSGLFNPLLVGQDGQVTHIACGSSHTLVITGDGRLFSWGNGNSGQLGIGSTNTTLQPHLVPLGVTPGTRIEGVACGTRHSFVWTEEGECFSFGNNYSAQLGYDFRKPDFKDNQLKPIYVDTLFNRKVLQVACGSRHSLFLFSNGHVAAVGCNNRGQIGIGNKTDTFCIQNVPDLTGVTVVACGNSHCLAADVQGQVWAWGYSKACGAREDLLSPENIFTSTDSCVKALSGGDSHSMILLHNGRLLTVGNNYEGQLGHGSGIKFLSSPLEVKHPFLQGRVQDISVGENTSAAVTDNGKLYMWGQNSSHVIREDEGIRHFQFEPYEVDIGEWRANKVSCGSWHVACIVSGSYTKPPNVNAVPLPPSLKPEKPVTPTYPVTSNQNDDPEATAQGVGNHISCDVSDDDMYTDYPLEETVVDFCGNVIGERPCSTISALEINPKSSPPKEEKPSNESDSQKADNTEHFFDKQAVKESAELSEAIENLIGSNICCYEQDEENTTSDIDMKEQNTGVSPDWSASVSASATGSNEEKPAKIEATLSKIEEEKPSKQSQRIMKASKNEELIAEVQEEKETLQSRVETVKPDRPKSRKLSAGRKPMIISRQIRDDDHSKGNTPVIGNVTIGFSEDNKKVERAVTKQPLSRRARSETPSSNERSSSMDWTGATKGQANSPANAGDACRSPLVKQLQRSPQLTNEQPSSPTFRKAGGVCTWTPGVVGQLHREKRPVRSLRKMASEDNTTCYLPNQPMDIIRDTWTQPPPTRRSISRTQSTPNMYTSTPGTPPSPIAKRGAYPHSATPNTPPSPVRKFSSGTQVRLLAPSTLPPRPPRTQRPGASHKPVFSSGSSWRNRKSDLV; from the exons atgGAAGTCGTGGAAATAAAGGAGTTTTCGGAATCGGAAGACCCAGACCAGAACAAAGAATGGATTGATTTGATCGAAAAGAAAGACGAGCCGAAGCTtgagaaaaacaaacacaacctTCATATTCAAGACGACGAAGAAGAAGACTCACTTCGGCCGGATCTGAAGGGATTGGAGGATGCTGAAGAAGATGATCAAGAAAACCCAGACCCCTTGCCTCGTGTGATAAAAAATTCTGGTCCTCTTTTTGAGGGTTTCCTTATAACATGGGGCTGTGGTGAGTTTGCCCAGCATGGACATGGTCATTGCAATGATGTTCCTATCAGTAGCGGCTTGTTCAACCCACTGCTAGTCGGACAGGACGGACAGGTTACACATATTGCTTGCGGGTCGAGCCATACCCTGGTCATCACAG GAGATGGTCGTCTCTTCAGCTGGGGGAATGGCAACAGTGGTCAGCTTGGTATTGGCTCAACAAACACAACCCTTCAGCCTCATTTAGTACCCCTTGGAGTCACCCCTGGGACCAGAATAGAAGGCGTGGCATGTGGAACCAGGCACTCGTTTGTGTGGACAGAAGAGGGAGAGTGTTTTAGTTTTGGTAACAACTACAGTGCCCAACTAGGGTATGACTTCAGGAAACCTGACTTCAAAGACAACCAG TTAAAGCCAATTTATGTTGATACTCTCTTCAACCGTAAAGTTCTTCAAGTGGCGTGTGGCTCCAGACACTCTTTGTTCTTGTTCTCCAATGGTCATGTCGCTGCTGTTGGATGCAACAATAGAGGACAGATTGGCATTGGCAATAAGACTGACACTTTTTGCATACAGAATGTCCCAGATCTCACAGGTGTAACTGTTGTAGCCTGTGGCAACAGTCACTGTCTGGCTGCAGATG TACAAGGCCAGGTGTGGGCATGGGGGTACAGCAAAGCTTGTGGTGCTAGAGAAGATCTACTGAGTCCAGAGAACATCTTCACTAGCACAGACAGTTGTGTGAAGGCATTGTCAGGGGGAGATTCTCACTCAATGATTTTACTACACAATGGCAGGCTACTCACTGTTGGTAATAACTATGAA ggTCAACTTGGCCATGGATCAGGTATCAAGTTTCTTAGCTCGCCATTGGAGGTCAAACACCCTTTCCTTCAGGGTAGAGTGCAGGACATCTCTGTGGGAGAGAATACCTCTGCTGCTGTCACAG ATAATGGCAAGCTCTACATGTGGGGACAAAATTCCAGTCATGTCATTCGCGAAGATGAGGGAATTAGACATTTTCAGTTTGAGCCGTATGAAGTGGACATAGGTGAATGGAGAGccaataag GTATCTTGTGGGTCATGGCACGTCGCTTGTATTGTATCTGGCTCGTACACAAAGCCTCCGAATGTAAACGCTGTCCCTCTACCCCCATCTCTCAAACCTGAAAAACCGGTTACACCAACATACCCAGTTACGTCAAATCAAAATGATGATCCTGAAGCTACTGCGCAGGGCGTCGGAAATCACATATCTTGTGACGTAAGTGATGACGATATGTATACGGATTATCCATTGGAAGAGACTGTTGTGGACTTTTGCGGGAACGTGATCGGGGAAAGACCTTGTTCTACAATATCCGCTCTAGAAATCAACCcaaaatcatcaccaccaaagGAAGAAAAGCCATCAAATGAAAGTGATTCTCAAAAAGCGGATAACACGGAGCATTTTTTCGATAAACAAGCTGTGAAAGAAAGTGCAGAGTTGTCAGAAGCTATAGAAAATCTTATTGGAAGTAATATTTGCTGTTATGAACAAGACGAGGAAAACACAACTTCTGATATTGATATGAAAGAACAGAACACTGGAGTTTCTCCCGATTGGAGTGCCTCTGTCTCTGCGAGTGCGACTGGTTCAAATGAGGAAAAGCCTGCCAAGATAGAAGCTACATTGTCCAAGATTGAAGAAGAGAAACCATCAAAACAGTCACAAAGGATAATGAAAGCTAGCAAGAACGAAGAACTGATCGCTGAGGttcaagaagaaaaagaaactctCCAAAGTCGTGTTGAAACGGTGAAACCAGATCGACCAAAATCCAGGAAATTATCAGCAGGGAGAAAGCCAATGATTATCTCGAGACAAATACGAGATGACGACCATTCTAAAGGAAATACTCCAGTCATTGGAAATGTAACTATCGGATTCTCTGAGGATAATAAAAAGGTTGAGAGAGCAGTGACTAAACAACCACTCTCTAGAAGAGCTAGAAGTGAGACACCATCCTCTAATGAGCGGAGTTCCTCAATGGATTGGACTGGGGCCACTAAAGGTCAAGCGAATTCTCCCGCTAATGCAGGCGACGCTTGTAGAAGTCCTTTGGTGAAACAGCTTCAGCGTTCTCCTCAGCTAACAAATGAACAGCCGTCCTCCCCCACTTTTCGAAAAGCGGGCGGGGTGTGCACGTGGACACCAGGTGTAGTGGGACAGTTGCATAGGGAAAAGAGACCTGTACGAAGCTTAAGGAAAATGGCATCGGAAGATAATACA ACTTGCTATTTACCAAATCAACCTATGGATATAATCAGGGACACGTGGACACAGCCTCCGCCCACCAGAAGATCCATCTCACGAACACAGTCCACTCCAAATATGTACACCTCCACGCCTGGTACTCCCCCCAGCCCAATCGCCAAACGCGGGGCATACCCCCATAGCGCCACGCCCAATACCCCTCCCAGTCCGGTGCGGAAATTTTCCAGCGGAACCCAAGTTCGCCTACTAGCTCCCAGTACATTACCACCACGACCACCTCGCACACAAAGGCCTGGGGCGAGTCACAAACCAGTGTTCTCGTCTGGGTCGTCCTGGAGAAACAGGAAGTCTGATTTGGTGTAG
- the LOC5505972 gene encoding uncharacterized protein LOC5505972 — protein sequence MEPRIDPFRSLILSIANDCTDEDVTNMKFLCVDTLPEGHLESVATARDLFTELMHNCYLSKDKRDCLASLLYHIGRHDLRNRLLGKQETTLTLAFQHWGGLPAKVPNFVGRESECQAVFTKLTTGPCQIVTITGPPGFGKSCVAIHVAHELFSLGICVYYLSLRNCSSLSCMANQLLGALGIIASPKPVEQAMHCVMELTKDTVIVLDNAEDMLVEEVRDPFCNYVETIAVRAMHVRLLVTSRLCMMFFTVESFSLVLTALEPEHAKTLLQKSDPNCLESRDADLLVEYCGGVPLVLRTTAALLAKSINPKALIMEFQKSPVTALKNFNLMTLSSDHQIFQCLNISFCRLSPELQIDLISLSLYPTTFVAADVYYLLTDHSELTTQLHLQDLVDNSLLQFDPVSKQYAMHGVIQAFCMDKARSKDFELSYQHAKKVFNLHYLDLLKELYNIYHTKDSSVAGKKFLINRRNIRQAMQDAVHDPELEEACIDFANEVSPFLAKAFRKEKFLAVYGVYREKCKERGDLKRYSDCLTSEAYCILSYCACYMPCPPAVKKFKKANEIQTELGDESSSIRALCLSKLGKCFAQVQELDKGVMMIKKAIAIRETQGDEIFLAVAYKDLAAAYSFNNQHNTANTLRHEKVLPVYLRHLGDHPYTATLMDDMGTAYTALGDYVNAHGCLQEALRMRIKALGDHHETARSYHDLGVVLVARCRYNEALAAFREALRIQEKVLGAHQETVRSHHEIARVLNILGRDGEALAEDKRAAEAEEQAEEFCDHSESNAYKG from the exons ATGGAACCCCGAATTGACCCTTTTCGATCGCTCATTCTTTCGATTGCAAACGATTGCACGGATGAAGACGTAACGAACATGAAGTTTTTGTGCGTTGACACTCTTCCCGAAGGACACCTAGAGTCGGTTGCCACTGCAAGGGACCTTTTCACCGAACTTATGCACAATTGTTATTTAAGTAAGGATAAGAGAGACTGTCTAGCTTCGCTTTTATATCACATTGGAAGGCACGACCTACGAAACCGCCTACTTGGCAAGCAAG AAACTACTTTAACCTTGGCATTTCAACACTGGGGAGGTCTTCCAGCAAAAGTTCCCAACTTTGTTGGCAGAGAATCTGAGTGCCAGGCCGTTTTCACAAAGTTGACCACTGGCCCTTGTCAAATTGTCACCATCACTGGTCCGCCCGGATTTGGAAAATCTTGTGTAGCAATTCATGTTGCCCATGAGCTATTCTCTCTAGGGATTTGTGTCTACTACCTCTCACTGCGGAACTGTAGCTCTTTGTCTTGCATGGCTAACCAGCTTCTAGGAGCTCTAGGCATTATAGCCAGTCCAAAGCCAGTGGAACAAGCCATGCATTGTGTCATGGAACTAACAAAGGACACTGTGATTGTCCTGGATAATGCTGAAGACATGCTTGTAGAAGAAGTCAGAGACCCATTCTGTAATTATGTAGAAACAATTGCTGTAAGAGCAATGCATGTTAGACTCTTGGTGACATCAAGACTTTGCATGATGTTCTTCACAGTGGAGTCATTCTCATTAGTGTTAACAGCATTGGAGCCAGAGCATGCTAAGACTCTTCTACAGAAAAGTGATCCTAACTGCCTAGAAAGTCGTGATGCTGATTTACTGGTTGAATACTGCGGTGGAGTACCTCTTGTTCTACGCACAACAGCTGCACTTCTGGCAAAATCGATCAATCCCAAAGCTCTAATTATGGAATTTCAGAAGAGTCCAGTAACAGCTCTGAAGAACTTCAATCTTATGACACTCTCCTCTGACCATCAGATTTTCCAATGCCTGAACATAAGCTTTTGTCGCTTGAGTCCTGAGCTCCAGATAGACTTGATTTCGCTTTCTCTTTATCCAACCACATTTGTTGCTGCTGATGTGTATTATCTTCTAACAGATCACTCCGAGTTGACAACCCAGCTCCACCTACAAGACCTTGTAGACAACTCTCTTCTCCAGTTTGACCCAGTTTCAAAACAATACGCCATGCATGGAGTTATTCAAGCATTTTGCATGGATAAAGCCAGAAGCAAAGATTTCGAACTCAGCTACCAGCATGCAAAGAAGGTGTTCAACCTTCACTACCTGGATCTGCTGAAGGAGCTCTATAACATTTATCATACTAAGGATTCAAGTGTTGCTGGCAAAAAGTTTCTCATTAACCGACGTAACATCCGACAAGCCATGCAAGATGCTGTCCACGATCCTGAACTCGAGGAAGCATGCATCGACTTTGCCAACGAGGTTTCACCTTTTCTCGCTAAAGCTTTCCGAAAAGAGAAGTTCCTAGCTGTCTACGGTGTCTACAGAGAAAAGTGCAAAGAGAGAGGTGACCTGAAGAGGTACAGCGACTGTTTGACGTCGGAGGCGTACTGTATCTTGTCCTATTGCGCTTGTTACATGCCTTGCCCGCCTGCTGTGAAGAAGTTTAAGAAAGCTAACGAGATTCAAACGGAACTTGGGGACGAGTCCAGCTCTATTCGCGCGCTTTGTCTCAGTAAGCTTGGAAAGTGCTTCGCTCAAGTACAGGAGCTGGATAAaggggtgatgatgatcaaaAAGGCGATTGCTATCCGTGAAACGCAGGGTGATGAGATCTTTCTTGCCGTGGCGTACAAGGATCTGGCAG CCGCATATTCATTCAACAACCAGCACAACACTGCCAACACCCTGCGTCATGAGAAGGTCCTCCCCGTATATCTTCGTCACCTAGGCGACCACCCCTACACAGCCACCCTCATGGACGACATGGGCACTGCTTACACTGCACTTGGCGATTACGTCAATGCGCACGGCTGCTTGCAAGAAGctttgcgcatgcgcatcAAGGCCTTGGGTGACCACCATGAGACAGCAAGGTCATACCATGACCTTGGGGTTGTGTTGGTTGCGAGGTGTAGATATAACGAGGCGCTGGCTGCGTTTAGAGAGGCGCTCAGGATACAGGAGAAGGTTCTAGGGGCACACCAG GAAACTGTGAGGTCGCACCACGAAATTGCACGTGTGCTAAACATTCTGGGACGCGATGGCGAGGCTCTTGCCGAAGACAAGAGAGCTGCTGAAGCCGAGGAACAGGCAGAAGAATTCTGTGACCATTCCGAGTCTAATGCTTATAAGGGATAG
- the LOC116613859 gene encoding forkhead box protein D3-A — MEECAPESPLRNDYDYEELGENQQEPASDDDSDTESDALNTDCNENARERDTPEVVTDVDAEKSVSHLVKKETIVDDDADVKPAHSYIALIAMAILSNSSKKMILGDIYQYISDNFPYYRNKDKSWRNSIRHNLSLNECFIKAGRSENGKGNYWAIHPANLEDFANGDFRRRRARRRVRKSNALKYGVSAGYPYFRSFTPYTPYSSYLAYRADDLTRVFNGYPSSYQLPQVSVARKSFAIDDLMSTTPQYNQDALHKPEYSDSSAAVAVSNSYSGLTSPRHIYAGTYGSSFSGYSCLSSLAGYSSAERREKESWQDTLCKLQEQLRKTSHL; from the coding sequence ATGGAGGAGTGTGCACCGGAGTCTCCACTGAGAAACGATTACGACTATGAAGAACTGGGCGAAAACCAGCAAGAACCGGCCAGCGACGACGACAGTGATACCGAATCTGACGCCTTGAATACTGACTGTAACGAGAACGCAAGGGAGAGAGATACCCCAGAAGTCGTTACTGATGTAGACGCGGAGAAAAGTGTCTCGCATTTGGTGAAGAAGGAAACTATAGTAGACGATGATGCAGACGTAAAACCTGCGCATTCATACATCGCACTAATAGCTATGGCCATTCTCAGTAACTCCAGCAAGAAAATGATCCTTGGCGATATATACCAGTATATCTCTGATAATTTCCCCTATTATCGCAATAAGGACAAATCGTGGCGCAACAGCATCCGTCACAACCTCTCTCTGAATGAATGCTTTATTAAAGCTGGAAGAAGTGAGAATGGGAAGGGGAATTACTGGGCTATCCACCCTGCTAATCTGGAAGACTTTGCCAATGGCGACTTTCGGCGGCGGCGCGCGAGGCGTAGGGTGCGTAAAAGCAACGCGCTAAAGTACGGAGTAAGCGCTGGATATCCGTACTTTCGGAGCTTTACTCCGTATACGCCTTACTCCAGTTACTTGGCGTATCGAGCAGACGACTTAACGCGTGTTTTTAACGGGTATCCGAGCTCGTATCAGCTTCCGCAGGTTTCAGTGGCGCGCAAGAGTTTTGCAATTGACGACCTGATGTCCACCACGCCACAATACAACCAGGACGCGCTACACAAGCCAGAGTACTCCGACTCGAGTGCTGCTGTGGCAGTCAGCAATAGTTATAGCGGTCTTACATCCCCAAGACACATATACGCTGGTACTTATGGCTCTTCCTTTTCCGGCTATTCGTGTCTATCTAGTCTTGCGGGTTACAGCAGTGCTGAACGGCGCGAAAAGGAAAGCTGGCAGGATACACTGTGTAAACTCCAAGAACAACTGCGAAAGACGTCCCATTTATGA